Proteins from a genomic interval of Mycolicibacterium grossiae:
- a CDS encoding NAD(P)H-quinone dehydrogenase, whose amino-acid sequence MATRIVIIGGGPAGYEAALVAAGRGPDVAQVTIVDADGIGGACVLWDCVPSKTFIASTGVRTELRRANGLGFDIAIEDAKISLEQIHNRVKTLARSQSADIGSNLLREGVTVVQGRGELVDDVPGMAHHRVKVTTRDGKVGVLKADVVLIATGASPRVLPQAKPDGERILNWRQLYDLTELPEHLVIVGSGVTGAEFCNAYTELGVPVTVVASRDQILPHEDSDAAAVLEEAFAERGVKLVKNARADSVTRTADGVRVAMADGRTVEGSHALITVGSVPNTGGLGLDRVGVDLGPGNYIPVDRVSRTSASGIYAAGDCTGLLPLASVAAMQGRIAMYHALGEGVSPIRLRTVAAAVFTRPEIAAVGVPQTKIDDGTVPARTLMLPLTTNARAKMSLLRRGFVKIFCRPATGVVIGGVVVAPIASELILPIALAVQNRISVTDLAQTLSVYPSLSGSIVETARRLMAHDDLD is encoded by the coding sequence GTGGCTACCCGCATCGTGATCATCGGCGGCGGCCCCGCGGGCTACGAGGCAGCGCTCGTCGCGGCGGGCCGGGGACCCGACGTCGCGCAGGTGACGATCGTGGACGCCGACGGCATCGGCGGCGCCTGCGTGCTGTGGGACTGCGTCCCGTCCAAGACGTTCATCGCCTCCACCGGCGTGCGCACCGAACTCCGCCGCGCCAACGGCCTCGGCTTCGACATCGCCATCGAGGACGCGAAGATCTCGCTCGAACAGATCCACAACCGGGTCAAGACGCTGGCGCGGTCGCAGTCCGCCGACATCGGGTCGAACCTGCTGCGCGAGGGCGTCACCGTCGTGCAGGGCCGCGGCGAACTGGTCGACGACGTGCCCGGCATGGCGCACCACCGGGTGAAGGTCACGACGCGCGACGGCAAGGTCGGCGTGCTCAAGGCCGACGTGGTGCTCATCGCCACCGGCGCGAGCCCACGGGTGCTCCCGCAGGCCAAGCCCGACGGCGAACGCATCCTGAACTGGCGGCAGCTCTACGACCTGACCGAGCTGCCCGAGCACCTCGTCATCGTCGGTTCCGGCGTGACGGGCGCGGAGTTCTGCAATGCCTACACCGAACTCGGCGTGCCGGTGACGGTCGTGGCGAGCCGCGACCAGATCCTGCCGCACGAGGACTCCGACGCCGCCGCGGTGCTGGAGGAGGCGTTCGCCGAACGTGGCGTCAAGCTGGTCAAGAACGCGCGCGCGGACTCGGTGACCCGCACGGCGGACGGCGTCCGGGTGGCCATGGCCGACGGCCGCACCGTCGAGGGCAGCCACGCGCTGATTACGGTCGGGTCGGTGCCGAACACCGGCGGGCTCGGCCTCGACCGCGTCGGCGTCGACCTCGGCCCCGGCAATTACATTCCGGTGGACCGGGTTTCGCGCACGTCGGCGTCGGGGATCTACGCCGCCGGCGACTGCACCGGCCTGCTGCCGCTGGCGTCGGTGGCCGCCATGCAGGGCCGCATCGCGATGTACCACGCGCTCGGCGAGGGCGTGTCGCCGATCCGGTTGCGCACGGTCGCCGCGGCGGTGTTCACCCGGCCGGAGATCGCGGCGGTCGGGGTGCCGCAGACCAAGATCGACGACGGCACCGTGCCGGCGCGCACGCTGATGCTGCCGCTGACCACCAACGCGCGGGCCAAGATGTCGCTGCTGCGCCGCGGCTTCGTCAAGATCTTCTGCCGGCCGGCGACGGGGGTCGTCATCGGCGGCGTGGTGGTCGCGCCGATCGCCTCGGAACTCATCCTGCCGATCGCGCTGGCCGTGCAGAACCGCATCTCGGTGACCGATCTCGCGCAGACGCTGTCGGTGTACCCGTCGCTGTCGGGCTCCATCGTGGAGACGGCGCGGCGGCTGATGGCCCACGACGACCTCGACTAG